Proteins encoded in a region of the Deinococcus fonticola genome:
- a CDS encoding Lrp/AsnC family transcriptional regulator, whose amino-acid sequence MMPQPPNPVHLDATDRKILTILQRDARIPNTDLADEIGLTPAPTLRRVRRLEEEGIIHRYVALLDPKLVNRDLMVMVRVTLDKQTKQGFEDFAEKMRSRPEVLECYLCLGDTDYLLKVCVPNLDAYQSFLVDVLAAIPGVRNTDSTIVVKQEKYTTSLPLE is encoded by the coding sequence ATGATGCCGCAGCCGCCCAACCCCGTTCACCTGGACGCCACCGACCGCAAGATCCTGACCATCCTGCAACGCGACGCCCGCATTCCCAACACCGACCTGGCCGACGAGATCGGCCTGACGCCCGCCCCCACCCTGCGGCGCGTGCGGCGGCTGGAGGAGGAAGGCATCATTCACCGTTACGTGGCGCTGCTCGACCCGAAACTGGTGAACCGCGACCTGATGGTCATGGTGCGCGTCACGCTGGACAAGCAGACCAAACAGGGCTTCGAGGACTTCGCCGAGAAGATGCGCTCGCGGCCCGAGGTGCTGGAATGCTACCTGTGCCTGGGCGACACCGATTACCTGCTGAAAGTATGCGTGCCGAACCTCGATGCCTACCAGAGCTTCCTGGTGGACGTGCTGGCCGCCATTCCTGGCGTCAGAAACACTGACAGCACCATCGTGGTGAAGCAGGAGAAATACACCACCAGCCTGCCGCTGGAGTGA
- a CDS encoding mismatch-specific DNA-glycosylase, translated as MTEAGRSGAPDLTGGGEYLVPDVLQAGLTLVLVGTAPSKISAARRAYYANPMNKFWRTLFDVGLTPRQLAPHEFPLLPGFGIGLTDVAKRHSGVDAALPGEAWRPDELRQKIIQYRPALVAFTSKRGASETLGQPTAKLPYGQQDFRLEGAEVWVLPSTSPLGHNHFQLGPWQALAGRFHQLRKIQQHQEIK; from the coding sequence ATGACTGAAGCTGGCCGTTCCGGGGCGCCCGACCTCACGGGGGGCGGCGAATACCTGGTGCCGGACGTGTTGCAAGCGGGCCTGACGCTGGTGCTGGTAGGCACGGCCCCCAGCAAGATCAGCGCGGCGCGCCGGGCGTACTACGCCAACCCGATGAACAAGTTCTGGCGCACGCTTTTCGATGTGGGCCTGACCCCCCGGCAACTGGCGCCGCACGAGTTTCCCTTGCTGCCTGGATTCGGGATCGGCCTGACCGATGTCGCCAAGCGGCACTCGGGCGTGGACGCCGCGTTGCCGGGCGAGGCCTGGCGCCCCGACGAACTGCGCCAGAAGATTATTCAGTACCGCCCGGCGCTGGTGGCTTTCACCAGCAAGCGCGGCGCCTCCGAAACGCTGGGGCAGCCCACCGCGAAGCTGCCTTACGGCCAGCAGGACTTCAGGCTGGAGGGCGCCGAGGTGTGGGTGCTGCCTTCCACCAGTCCGCTGGGGCACAACCACTTTCAACTGGGGCCGTGGCAGGCCCTGGCCGGGCGCTTTCACCAGTTGCGGAAGATCCAGCAGCATCAGGAGATAAAGTGA
- a CDS encoding sulfite oxidase-like oxidoreductase gives MLGKFFKKPKDDLNGRIPPGQTLSVRFPVLTYGPTPHYAPQDVVVRITGLAQPREFTWADLLALPQTTLTYDIHCVTHWSKLDTTWTGVRVTDLMAQVQVDPSATHVMQRSVGGYSTNLSLDDFTRPENLLAHTYEGEPLDPEHGGPLRLVVPHLYFWKSAKWLTELEFMGEDRPGFWEENGYHMRGDPFKEERYDDD, from the coding sequence ATGCTCGGCAAATTCTTCAAGAAACCGAAAGACGACCTGAATGGCCGGATTCCGCCGGGGCAGACGCTCTCGGTGCGTTTTCCGGTGCTGACCTACGGCCCCACGCCACACTACGCGCCGCAGGACGTGGTGGTACGCATCACGGGGCTGGCGCAGCCGCGCGAATTCACCTGGGCGGATCTGCTGGCCCTGCCGCAGACCACCCTGACCTACGACATTCACTGCGTGACGCACTGGAGCAAGCTGGACACCACCTGGACCGGCGTGCGCGTCACGGACCTGATGGCCCAGGTGCAGGTTGATCCTAGCGCGACGCACGTGATGCAGCGCAGCGTGGGCGGCTACAGCACCAACCTCAGCCTGGACGACTTCACCCGCCCCGAGAACCTGCTGGCGCACACGTACGAGGGCGAACCGCTCGACCCGGAGCACGGCGGCCCGCTGCGCCTGGTGGTGCCGCACCTTTACTTCTGGAAGTCGGCGAAATGGCTCACCGAACTGGAGTTCATGGGGGAAGACCGTCCCGGCTTCTGGGAAGAAAACGGCTACCACATGCGCGGCGATCCCTTCAAAGAAGAGCGGTACGACGATGACTGA
- a CDS encoding alpha/beta fold hydrolase, with amino-acid sequence MKRLALTLLGLTSLTLARAAPTEPALQRVPVQRVLRPGLSVAGTPANLNVSITLRYGSKTPGTVLLLMPGYLGGAGSFDRLARQIVALDPKVAVWAVDRRSNLLEPQNRVRFASRAQLETLAREGLPVLPAEKVAYMKDWGLNVTLNDWRAAVQEARKLTPRVFIGGHSLGAALSGLYAAYDFGGQRGYDDVRGLVMLDGYPGLLSGNAVTPQEYQQGASNMIGPIPGIDNLASAPYVNTFFYGPQLASRAAAQARLAAQYPQAPAPPGAFLKWPATNLAAAMTTISQRYTFVPFLALTTGRATNVRETPNPLPRFLGGQDSQRIEGPQDPEELIGWQGDAQSLSEAQDFARRFWLPLSDATEWYFPQKLALDVAAARLSTTGTPYEQTLPVLYNAAVTLPLLGITAQNGVTTDQDFQQYAEGHIKDLTLHTLPGAAHLDMTYAKSDQVARWITEWLAKHP; translated from the coding sequence ATGAAGCGTCTTGCCCTGACCCTGCTGGGGTTGACTTCTCTCACTCTCGCCCGGGCGGCTCCCACCGAACCGGCCCTGCAACGGGTGCCGGTGCAGCGCGTCCTTCGCCCCGGCCTGAGCGTCGCGGGCACCCCCGCCAATCTGAATGTCAGCATTACCCTGCGCTACGGTTCCAAAACCCCAGGGACGGTGCTGCTGCTGATGCCCGGCTATCTGGGCGGGGCGGGCAGTTTCGACCGGCTGGCCCGGCAGATCGTGGCCCTCGACCCGAAAGTGGCGGTGTGGGCGGTCGACCGGCGTTCCAACCTGCTGGAACCGCAAAACCGCGTCCGGTTCGCGTCACGGGCGCAACTGGAAACGCTGGCGCGCGAGGGGCTGCCCGTACTGCCGGCCGAGAAGGTCGCCTACATGAAGGACTGGGGCCTGAACGTCACCCTGAACGACTGGCGCGCCGCCGTGCAGGAAGCCAGGAAACTCACGCCCCGGGTGTTCATCGGCGGTCACTCGCTGGGCGCGGCCCTGAGCGGCCTGTACGCCGCCTACGATTTTGGCGGCCAGCGCGGCTACGACGACGTGCGCGGCCTGGTGATGCTGGACGGTTACCCTGGCCTGCTGAGCGGCAATGCGGTTACCCCGCAGGAGTACCAGCAGGGCGCCAGCAACATGATCGGCCCCATTCCCGGCATCGACAACCTGGCCAGCGCGCCCTACGTGAACACCTTTTTCTATGGGCCACAACTGGCCAGCCGCGCCGCCGCGCAGGCCCGCCTGGCCGCGCAGTACCCGCAGGCCCCTGCGCCCCCGGGCGCCTTCCTGAAGTGGCCGGCCACCAACCTGGCCGCTGCCATGACCACCATCTCGCAGCGTTACACCTTCGTGCCGTTCCTGGCGCTGACCACCGGACGCGCCACCAACGTCCGCGAGACGCCCAACCCACTGCCGCGCTTTCTGGGCGGCCAGGACAGCCAGCGCATCGAGGGGCCACAAGACCCGGAGGAGCTCATCGGATGGCAGGGCGATGCGCAGAGCCTCAGCGAAGCGCAGGATTTCGCCCGGCGCTTCTGGCTGCCGCTCAGCGACGCCACCGAGTGGTACTTTCCGCAAAAACTGGCGCTGGACGTGGCGGCCGCCCGCCTCAGCACCACCGGCACTCCCTACGAACAGACCCTGCCGGTGCTGTACAACGCCGCCGTGACCCTGCCCCTGCTGGGCATTACCGCGCAGAACGGCGTGACCACCGATCAGGACTTCCAGCAGTACGCCGAGGGGCACATCAAAGACTTGACGCTGCACACCCTGCCCGGCGCGGCCCACCTCGACATGACTTACGCCAAAAGCGATCAGGTGGCCCGCTGGATCACCGAGTGGCTCGCAAAGCACCCGTAA